CGCCGAGCCGTCCGGCGCCTCCCAGCGGAACAAGGTCTCGGCCACGTCGGCGCCCACGCCGCGCCACAGCACCGCGCCCTCGAAGCCGAAGCCCGCGAAGATCTGCGGCAGCTGGCCCACATGGCCGAACTGGTCGGGCACGTAGCCCAGCCGCTGGGCGCCGCCGAAGGCGTCGCCGCGCGCGAGCCCGAGCCGCAGGTTGCGCACCAGCGCCTCGCCCGAGACCAGCCACTCGTCGGGCAGGACGGTCCACGGGCCGATCACCAGCCGGCCGGCGCGCACCAGTGTCTCGATGCGCGCGCGCTCGTCCGGGCGCACCGCGAGATAGTCGTCGAGCACGATCGTCTGGCCGTCCAGGCTGAAGCAGCGGAACTCGGGGTCGTGCTCGAGCAGCGGCAGGAGCGCGTCGAGCAGCGCGACGAGCCGCGCGCGGAACTGCTCGTGCGTGCGGTACCACTCGCGGTCCCAGTGGGTATGCGGAACGACGACCAGGTGCGGCATCGTGCGATTCTCGCACGCGCCGAGCCGGACCGGACGCGGGCTAGCCGGCCTCGGGGCCGCGCACCGGCACCTGCCCATGGTTCGCGGCGGAGTTGCCGTAGTCGTCTTCCTCGCTCGACTCCGTCGGCACGGCCCAGGTCAGCGCCGCGGCGGCCAGCAGCGCCGCGAGCAAGAGCGCCGCGCAGCCGAGACACACCTTGGTGTAGGCGCGCGAGCCCAGCCAGCGGGTGTCGAGCTGCGAGGGCAGATACGGCGCGCTGCCGCTATCGGCGCCCGGCGGCGCGATCTCGCGCATGCGCGCGGAGACCGCCGACAGCACGGGGTGGGTCTCGCCGCCGGCGACCAGCTCGGGAATCGCGCGATCGAGACAGGCGATGGCGGCCCGGCGGCCGCGCCGTTCCTGGTGGAGCCCGAGCGCGACGAGCAGGCACGCCGCGGCGAACAGCACCACGGCCGCCAGCCCGGCCCCGGTCGCGGCCGGCGAGTCCCGGAAGGACGCGTCCCAGAGCTCTTCGGTCCCGAGCATGGCGCCGACCGCGATCGTGACCGCGAGCCCGATCGCCGTGAAGGCCGTGTGCCGCTCGACCGCGTGCAGGCGCTCCAGGTGCCCCGCGCGCTGGGCGCAGAGCAGGTCGATCCAGCGCGCGGTGGAATCTTCGGGCACCATCTTCCACTATCCTAGCGTTCATGGCGCCGCCGCGAGTCACGCTGAGCTTCGACAACGGCCCGAGCTCGGTCACCGCCGAGGTCCTCGACGTGCTGCGCGAGCGCAGGCTGCCGGCCAGCTTCTTCGTGGTCGGCAAGGCGCTCGAGCGGCCGGGCGGGCGGGCGCTGGTGGAGCGGGCCCAGGCCGAAGGCCACCGCATCGGCAACCACAGCCTCAGCCACGCGACACCGCTCGGTGTACGCGACGACCCCGACGAAGCCTGGCGCGAGATCGACGGCATGGAGGAGCTGCTGGGCGACCTGGTGCGCGGCGAGCGCTTCTTCCGGCCCTTCGGCGGCGGCGGCGTGATCGACGAGAACCTGCTCGGCCGCCACGCCCTCGAGCGGCTCACGCGCGGCGGCTACACCTGCGTGCTGTGGAACTCCGTGCCCAGAGACTGGGAGAATCCCGACGGCTGGCCCGAGGTGTGTCTCGCCGACGTCCGCGCGCGCGACTGGTCACTGGTGGTGCTGCACGACCTGGCGACCGGAGCGATGAAGCGCCTGCCGGCGTTTCTCGACGCGCTCGAGGCCGAGGGGATCGAAGTCGTTCACGATCTGCCGCCCGAGTGTGTGCCGCTGCGCAAGGGCCGCCCCACCGCCGCCCTGGCCTCACTGCCCCTGCGCTGACTGTGAAGCCCGGCCCAAAGCCCGCGATCGAGCAGGCGCTCACGGAGCTGCGCAAGACGAGGCTGCTGCTGCAGTCCGACACCGCCCTGCCGAGCGTGGCCTCGATCGTCGCGGGTGAGTCGATCCGCGGCTCGTGGTGGTCGCACCCGAAGTCCAATGACATCTACTGGACGCTCGAGGGGCTGGAAGACTCACCCGAGGTCCTCCAAGTGAAGCTGCTCAAGGGCAAGATGACCCTGGTGCACCGCTCGCTCTGGCCGGCTCTGCTGGCGGTGGGGTCCTCGGACGCGGCCTGGCAGACGGCGAAGCTCTCGAAGTCCGCGCAGTCACTGCTGTCGCGGGTGCGGCGCCAGGGATCGCTGCGGCTCGACCAGCTCCAGCGCTGGTCGGCTGCGAAGAAGCCCGGCGACGCGGCGCGCGAGCTCGAGGGGCGCCTGCTCGTGTACTCGCGCGAGATCCACACGGACTCGGGCGCGCACACCAAGGAGCTCGAGAGCTGGAGTCACCTCGCCGAGCGCCTGGGCCTCGAAAAGCTGCCCCCGGCGTCGCAAGCGCAGGCCGAGATCGAGCGCTTGGTGCCCGCCACGGGCAAACGGCTCCTGCCCTGG
This Myxococcota bacterium DNA region includes the following protein-coding sequences:
- a CDS encoding polysaccharide deacetylase family protein — translated: MAPPRVTLSFDNGPSSVTAEVLDVLRERRLPASFFVVGKALERPGGRALVERAQAEGHRIGNHSLSHATPLGVRDDPDEAWREIDGMEELLGDLVRGERFFRPFGGGGVIDENLLGRHALERLTRGGYTCVLWNSVPRDWENPDGWPEVCLADVRARDWSLVVLHDLATGAMKRLPAFLDALEAEGIEVVHDLPPECVPLRKGRPTAALASLPLR